atcttttttcgcgcgcttgggcgacgtgtcgcccttttccaacttcgcgcgctttcttttgaaagcgtcgtcctcctcatcaagaatataagtgctggcgcgagcacgcatctcctccatcgaacgcgccggcttacgtgtcaatttgctgttcaaccctcccggtagcaaaccgtttttaaatgctagagcacaagctcgaggctcctcgtcctcaaccttgaccgacgctgcgctgtaccttgccatgtactctttcagtgattctccttcttgctggcgaatattatataggtcgttgatcgtcaccggctgattcttattcgccgagaattgcactagaaacttggatgagaagtctctgaaatttgaaatcgatccgcgcggcaaagttgtgaaccacgccatcgccgtcgatttgaacgtcgatggaaacatcctacacttcaccgcatctgacgccgcaattatcaccatcttcgtattgaaatacagaagatgatccttcggatcggaatctccgctgtaagaatccagaactaacgttttcatattatccggaatcgccacactctcaacatcctccgagaacggacggaactcagccacggaatctgcttctctgcttccatcgtcccgctgctcgcgacggtagaaatccaactgagcctgtagatgctcattcctctgttggatgttgccaatgctgcgcatcagatggcgccattgctcctgtgtcaccgccggttgttgctccggagcaggtgaattctctggtgagcgctccagagatccaacctgtgaaggcgatggaggaggtggtggtgacggaggaggagaaggcggctgtactcccgccgttcgtaccggagaatccaggatcacacgatgaggccgccgaggcggcgaaattcgctgtcgcaccggtgaatgatgctgcctcctgcgtcgagtctccatccaaaccaagaACGATGCAAACTTGATCGGAAAACGAACACCGgttacagaatcaaaatcaaaagaccagagaattgcctaatcaccaacagagataacttcctgcacaatcaatccacgtgaatgggagtagaaagtttacggtccccacagacggcgccaaatgttctagcaatgaacattgaagaaaggtatagtacctagagagtggagaattgtgctagagagagaatgagaatgagagagagaatgctgaatttcatgtatcatttcatcaaatgagccaaggtcccttacaattggtcattccctcctatttatagagttcgggcactatctcttgggccaattgggcctccgaagccaaggcccatcttaaggttagggccccgcctcggggcgggctaTATGCTAGGCGTTGCccccctaggggctcgcccagtccagatgTACTGGTTCAGTGGATTCATTTTTTGGATATTGTGGACAACTGATTAAAATTTAACTGATCTTGTCACATACAAATTATAGGAAGTTCTTGTACGATATGTTGGTTTTGGCAAGGTGGAGGATGAGTGGGTGAATGTGAAAAACGAGATGCGAGAGAGATCTATCCCATtggaaccttcagagtgtcccAAGGTGAAGGATGGAGATCTTGTACTATGTTTCCTGGTAAGGGACCCTCTCCCCTTTTATTCCACTACAATTCATTTACCTAATTTGTGTCTCCAGTGGCCACATGATAGATATGTTTGCAAAGTCACATGAATTGTTTCTAACATATAAACCATAAtggcttttgattttcttttgtggCCTTTAAGCTCCTCTAGAATTTCCCTAACTATTAGTACTCTTTTGGGCCCTTATTGGTGTTTCTCAGGAAAGGGGTGATTATGGCCTCTACTTTGATGCTCGTGTAGTAAGAATCCAGAGGAGGCTACACGATGCGACAGATTGCAAGTGCATCTTCACTGTTCGGTTTCTCCATGACAACTCTGAGGTGAActttgatatatatttttgctGTCACAAAAATCATGTCATGTTATCATCTTTTGTACTTTGTTAGGAAAATCCTTAGATATTGTCTCTACCTGATTTCAGGAAGAAATTCATTGGAAAGGGGTATGCTATAGGCCTGTACAAGGCAATTCTACACAAGAGAAGTCTGTTGTCTTTCATAACTCCCCAAAACCTACACAAGAGAAATCTAATGTCGCCCATAACTCCCCAGGACCAACCATAGAACCGAGCCTAAGTGACATCGAGAACTTGTGGCCATGAAAAGATCTCATTCTTCTTTCGTGTTTCATTTTCATCTTTATGGATTTGTGGTATTTCTTGTTTGTGGACTGTGTAAGATAGTAAGGTAGCATTTGTCGCATACAAtagaatgagttttttttatgtatttggTACTTATTTAGAAGTGAAACATAACGGACCAAAGATTAAAATATGGTATATTTTTATGACTGACATGAATTTCACCCAGTATTGTTAATTGTGAATGGTGGGTCATGGTGGAAAGCCAAAGTTCCTCCATACATGAGACAAATAATGGTGGAACATGGTGGGATATTAGCTATGGTGGAAGGCTAAAATACCGCCATGGCGGATATTAGATAAAACTGATTTCACCCAACCAAAGTTTAACGTGAACAATACTACTCACCTCATCTACCTTTCATTCAACCTACTTATTATgaactaaaaatgaaaaatgatatAAAGACACACTTTTCTAATAGGATTTCAGTTACAAATTTACCACTGTGTTTTATCTGTACTTGTTACAAAAAATTCTCGAGAAATCTGATTTTCAATATAAATCTTacttttaaaagtattttcaaCAAAATGTTTATGCCCAACTTCCCATCATGTCACCCCACCTCTCATCCTGTGCCCCTTCTCCTCCCTCTCGTTACACTCATAAACAATCACCTCCATCTTACCTTCATCGCCCCATCTCCTCTTATCACTTATTCTCCCCTCCGTTACTGCCGCACACTCCCTAACTATCACCCTCTCCTACAACCACCCCTACCCTCAACCACAAGATCTTTCTCCTCCATTACAAGttcactcactctctctcaccTCTAAATATGAGTTTTAACATCAATTTGGTTTCTCtaatttgttatattttgataGTTTGTTGCTCTTAACAATAAGCTTGCAATTCTACGGTTTGATCAATCTGTATTCATGATTCAACTATTATATGAGATAGACATGCATTTGTGATATATAAATTCATCA
This is a stretch of genomic DNA from Lotus japonicus ecotype B-129 chromosome 1, LjGifu_v1.2. It encodes these proteins:
- the LOC130729413 gene encoding protein SAWADEE HOMEODOMAIN HOMOLOG 1-like, translated to MNQVVDLSNKSVLRNESSTVLEGKRSADVSECVFASEARSKKDLAWHDVAMCRNFRYSRAGELEVLVRYVGFGKVEDEWVNVKNEMRERSIPLEPSECPKVKDGDLVLCFLERGDYGLYFDARVVRIQRRLHDATDCKCIFTVRFLHDNSEEEIHWKGVCYRPVQGNSTQEKSVVFHNSPKPTQEKSNVAHNSPGPTIEPSLSDIENLWP